One Phycisphaerae bacterium RAS2 DNA window includes the following coding sequences:
- the gspF gene encoding Putative type II secretion system protein F, whose translation MATFTYTARDSAGNSVTGEINAASQSDAARLIRADGKFVVKIQPGAATKHTRPAPTTPKATSDAKPAPAAATAPALKASVQSIKPASIGPGSAATGPARPVSGNKFKADDVIFFTNQLAVMVETGVSLADALEACEHEGNSPRFARALAAVIESVRGGSEFSAALAEHPKVFGPLYVSLIKASEASGMMAQMLRRMASHLENQRDMKKKLKGAVTYPIVMFTFAIGVTVFMVTFVLPKFTAIYAGREDKLPFITRTLLSLSDFVTAYGFYLLGAIVAAGVGAFLYIRTPGGGAAFEALRLKLPLVGPMFHKTYLTRSLRTLGTMLQSGVSMLDGIELTAKSCGSRHYESMWRTVYARLETGQQLTDALGDQRAIPKAINKMLGAGERGGQLGSVMDRVANFCEAELNIAIKTLTGLLEPAIIMFLGAVVGGLVLALLLPIFTISKAMH comes from the coding sequence ATGGCCACCTTCACCTACACCGCTCGCGACTCGGCCGGAAACAGCGTTACGGGCGAGATCAACGCCGCGTCGCAATCCGATGCCGCGCGACTGATCCGCGCCGACGGAAAATTCGTCGTGAAGATTCAGCCCGGCGCGGCGACCAAGCACACCCGGCCCGCGCCGACGACTCCCAAGGCGACCTCGGACGCAAAGCCCGCTCCTGCCGCGGCAACAGCACCCGCACTCAAGGCATCGGTGCAGAGCATCAAACCCGCTTCGATCGGTCCGGGTTCGGCCGCGACCGGACCGGCCCGCCCCGTCAGCGGCAACAAGTTCAAGGCTGACGACGTCATTTTCTTCACGAATCAGCTCGCGGTCATGGTGGAGACCGGTGTCTCACTGGCCGACGCACTCGAAGCCTGTGAGCATGAAGGCAACTCGCCCCGATTCGCCCGGGCGCTGGCCGCCGTGATCGAGTCGGTTCGCGGCGGCAGTGAGTTCTCCGCAGCGCTGGCCGAGCATCCGAAAGTTTTCGGCCCGCTCTATGTCAGCCTCATCAAGGCGTCGGAGGCGTCCGGCATGATGGCCCAGATGCTGCGCCGCATGGCGTCACACCTTGAAAACCAGCGCGACATGAAGAAGAAGCTCAAGGGCGCGGTCACCTACCCCATCGTGATGTTCACCTTCGCCATCGGCGTCACCGTCTTCATGGTCACGTTCGTGCTGCCCAAGTTCACGGCCATTTACGCCGGTCGAGAAGACAAGCTGCCATTCATCACGCGCACCCTCCTCTCGCTTAGCGATTTCGTCACGGCTTACGGGTTCTATCTCCTCGGCGCGATCGTCGCAGCCGGGGTCGGTGCGTTCCTGTACATCCGCACGCCCGGCGGCGGCGCGGCCTTCGAAGCCCTGCGGCTCAAGCTCCCGCTCGTCGGACCGATGTTCCACAAGACCTACCTCACGCGCAGCCTGCGCACGCTGGGAACGATGCTGCAGTCCGGCGTCTCGATGCTCGACGGCATCGAACTGACCGCCAAGTCCTGCGGCAGTCGCCACTACGAGTCGATGTGGCGCACGGTTTACGCCCGTCTGGAAACCGGCCAGCAACTCACCGACGCATTGGGCGATCAACGCGCCATCCCCAAGGCCATCAACAAGATGCTCGGCGCCGGCGAACGCGGCGGGCAGCTCGGCTCCGTCATGGACCGCGTCGCCAACTTCTGCGAGGCCGAACTCAACATCGCCATCAAGACGCTCACCGGCCTTCTCGAACCGGCGATCATCATGTTCCTCGGCGCTGTCGTCGGCGGACTCGTGCTC
- the pilT_2 gene encoding Twitching mobility protein, whose product MSRQRDGNVELRMKNDEGVDSGYEPAIAHADPSAFSILHSTLLSDLLSAAARQGASDLILVAGAPPTIYRQGQWLPLGDASLTGARVAEIMLPALTDEQRDRLEQQRDLDLGLSLPGLARQRVNIHYQRGSLAVAMRAIPSAVPPFESLNLPEHVLSFADFPHGLVLVTGGTGQGKSTTLASMVNHINRSRAAHVITIEDPMEFEFSHDAAVIEQREIGDDSPTFASALRHALRQRPDVILIGEMRDLETISTALTAAETGHLVMASLHTATAAQTIARIIDVFPAAQQAQVRVQLAATIRAIVCQRLVKDVLNDALVPACEILIGTTAIRRAIRENEAHLIYSMIETGRRLGMNTLEQALVELVRSGRVRAEEALAATTDVVRLEKLLGINGETN is encoded by the coding sequence GTGTCTCGGCAGCGTGATGGAAATGTAGAATTGAGAATGAAGAATGACGAAGGTGTGGACAGCGGCTACGAACCGGCCATTGCCCACGCGGACCCCTCTGCATTCTCAATTCTTCATTCGACATTGCTTAGCGATCTCCTCTCCGCCGCTGCGCGGCAGGGAGCGAGCGATCTCATTCTTGTGGCCGGCGCGCCGCCGACCATCTATCGCCAGGGGCAATGGCTTCCGCTGGGAGATGCGTCGCTGACCGGCGCTCGCGTCGCAGAGATCATGCTTCCCGCCCTGACCGATGAGCAGCGCGACCGCCTCGAACAGCAGCGCGATCTCGATCTGGGCCTGTCGCTGCCGGGTCTGGCTCGCCAGCGCGTCAACATTCACTACCAGCGCGGGTCGCTGGCCGTCGCGATGCGCGCGATCCCGTCCGCCGTGCCGCCGTTTGAATCGCTCAACCTCCCCGAGCACGTTCTGTCGTTTGCCGACTTTCCGCACGGCCTCGTTCTCGTCACCGGCGGCACCGGCCAGGGAAAGAGCACCACGCTGGCCTCGATGGTCAACCACATCAATCGCTCGCGCGCCGCCCACGTCATCACCATCGAAGACCCGATGGAGTTCGAATTCTCCCACGACGCGGCGGTCATCGAGCAGCGCGAAATCGGCGATGACAGCCCGACGTTCGCGTCGGCCCTGCGGCACGCCCTGCGCCAGCGGCCCGACGTGATTCTCATCGGCGAGATGCGCGATCTGGAAACCATCTCCACCGCGCTCACCGCCGCCGAGACCGGCCACCTCGTCATGGCCAGCCTGCACACGGCGACGGCGGCGCAAACCATCGCGCGCATCATCGACGTCTTCCCCGCGGCCCAGCAGGCGCAGGTGCGCGTGCAGCTCGCCGCGACGATTCGCGCCATCGTCTGCCAGCGACTGGTCAAGGATGTCTTGAACGACGCGCTCGTGCCGGCCTGCGAGATTCTCATCGGCACGACGGCGATCCGCCGGGCGATCCGCGAGAATGAAGCTCACCTGATCTACTCGATGATCGAAACCGGCCGACGGCTCGGCATGAACACGCTCGAACAGGCGCTCGTGGAGCTTGTGCGCAGCGGTCGCGTTCGCGCCGAGGAAGCCCTCGCGGCGACGACGGATGTCGTGCGATTGGAGAAGTTGCTGGGAATAAATGGAGAGACGAATTGA
- the epsE_1 gene encoding Type II secretion system protein E produces the protein MTAAATPTRNRRHLGQILLARGILTQEQIDRAIEEQKQRDHRQLLGELFIELGYATEDQVVEALAEAYGVPYAKLTPRLADPKIIDLVPREFLEKHSVLPLFKVNGVLTVAMSEPSNVFLVEELGRMTTCQVQVVAVSNADIQAILGQYIKAANVFVIDDIIEDVSTDTFELIETKVDDITNLEGMAGDSPVIKLVNFLVYSAVKEGASDIHIEPDDSCLRIRNRVDGVLYEKLTPPHQLMAPVVSRIKIMAGLDIAERRLPQDGGIHVLMEGRPIDLRVSTLPNMYGEKVVIRIIDNSKAMINLETLGFSIDMLKAFRAQLAHPHGLVLVTGPTGSGKSTTLYAALQEINSPQRNVCTVEDPIEYNLKRVNQFQVNEKIGLKFATVLRALLRQDPDVIMVGEVRDEDTARTAVQAALTGHMVLTTLHTNDAVSAVTRLHNIGVESYLIAAAVDAVLAQRLIRKICPHCKVAAKPTPGQKLALDKAGLTAEVLHKGEGCAKCHGTGYLGRIGIYELFIPDDAVRQGISDELPLQELRKLAMNCAMTTLFADGMAKAKSGITTIEEVHRVSAA, from the coding sequence ATGACCGCCGCCGCGACGCCAACCCGAAACCGCCGACACCTGGGGCAAATCCTGCTCGCGCGGGGGATCCTCACCCAGGAGCAGATCGACCGCGCCATCGAGGAACAAAAGCAGCGCGATCATCGCCAGTTGCTCGGAGAGCTGTTCATCGAGCTGGGCTATGCCACCGAGGACCAGGTGGTTGAAGCGCTGGCCGAGGCCTACGGCGTTCCTTATGCCAAGTTGACGCCGCGTCTGGCGGATCCCAAGATCATCGACCTCGTTCCGCGCGAGTTCCTCGAAAAGCACTCGGTCCTGCCGCTCTTCAAAGTCAACGGCGTGCTGACGGTCGCGATGAGCGAGCCGTCCAACGTCTTTCTCGTTGAAGAACTCGGTCGCATGACGACTTGCCAGGTGCAGGTCGTCGCCGTGTCCAACGCCGACATTCAGGCGATCCTCGGCCAGTACATCAAGGCCGCCAACGTTTTCGTCATTGACGACATCATCGAGGACGTCTCGACCGACACCTTCGAGCTGATCGAGACGAAGGTCGATGACATCACCAACCTCGAAGGCATGGCGGGTGACTCGCCGGTCATCAAGCTGGTGAACTTCCTCGTGTATTCCGCCGTGAAAGAGGGCGCGAGCGACATCCACATCGAGCCCGACGACAGTTGCCTGCGAATCCGCAACCGCGTGGACGGCGTGCTTTATGAAAAGCTGACGCCGCCTCATCAGTTGATGGCGCCCGTCGTTTCGCGCATCAAGATCATGGCCGGGCTGGACATCGCCGAGCGCCGGCTCCCGCAGGACGGCGGCATCCACGTGCTCATGGAAGGCCGCCCGATTGACCTGCGCGTCTCGACGCTGCCGAACATGTACGGCGAGAAAGTCGTCATTCGTATCATTGACAACTCCAAGGCGATGATCAACCTGGAGACGCTCGGCTTCTCCATTGACATGCTCAAGGCGTTTCGCGCGCAGCTCGCTCATCCGCACGGGCTGGTGCTGGTCACCGGGCCGACCGGCAGCGGCAAGAGCACGACGCTCTACGCGGCGCTCCAGGAGATCAACTCCCCGCAACGAAACGTCTGCACCGTCGAGGACCCGATCGAGTACAACCTCAAACGCGTCAACCAGTTTCAGGTCAACGAAAAGATCGGGCTTAAATTCGCCACGGTCCTTCGCGCCCTTCTCCGGCAGGACCCCGACGTCATCATGGTCGGCGAAGTCCGCGACGAAGACACCGCGCGCACGGCCGTTCAGGCCGCTCTCACCGGCCACATGGTGCTCACGACGCTTCACACGAACGACGCCGTGTCAGCTGTCACACGCCTGCACAACATCGGCGTCGAATCGTACCTCATCGCCGCCGCCGTCGATGCCGTCCTCGCGCAGCGCCTCATCCGAAAAATCTGTCCGCATTGCAAAGTCGCCGCCAAGCCAACGCCGGGCCAGAAGCTCGCGCTGGACAAAGCCGGTCTGACCGCCGAAGTCCTGCACAAGGGCGAAGGCTGCGCGAAGTGCCACGGCACCGGCTACCTCGGGCGGATCGGCATCTACGAACTTTTCATCCCCGATGATGCCGTTCGCCAGGGCATCTCCGACGAATTGCCGTTGCAGGAGTTGCGCAAGCTGGCAATGAATTGCGCCATGACCACCCTCTTCGCAGACGGCATGGCCAAGGCGAAATCGGGCATCACCACGATCGAGGAGGTCCATCGTGTCTCGGCAGCGTGA
- a CDS encoding STAS domain protein codes for MPSTISKYGNVSVITVKDELIGDEVDPFASQARKCMTESGHQVVIDGSTMTGLDSAALEALVALQNECEEQLGAVKFCALSSTCDKILEITRLARRFERFADLESAVKSFH; via the coding sequence ATGCCGTCGACCATCAGCAAGTACGGCAACGTGTCGGTCATCACCGTGAAGGATGAACTGATCGGCGACGAAGTCGATCCGTTTGCATCGCAGGCGCGCAAGTGCATGACCGAATCCGGCCACCAGGTTGTGATCGACGGCTCCACGATGACGGGGCTGGACAGCGCCGCGCTGGAGGCGCTCGTGGCGCTGCAGAACGAATGCGAGGAGCAACTGGGCGCGGTGAAGTTCTGCGCGTTGAGCAGCACGTGCGACAAAATTCTGGAGATCACGCGGTTGGCGCGGCGCTTTGAGCGCTTCGCAGACCTCGAGTCCGCCGTGAAGAGCTTCCATTGA
- the rpfG_1 gene encoding Cyclic di-GMP phosphodiesterase response regulator RpfG, with product MQTESGPLHSPEHIGRLPTPVVEHPLAAERFRELCNAWQAVGIPLWQFDAEGRCTDHPEHPSGFWKHLMGAPESMLRLSHAARDRLTPTQHPFEPFPGVVQVIHAPVRLSRKVIGVVIGLARCDGSDEAFARACQQVQLDQQALRHLAQDIPSRDATAVKHFAHLLRTEVSRICELDEQRTAIQSLTGNLESTYEELNLVYHISEAMALPQNPILLLGRVGPQILEVSRAASLAFVLTPQDLRPGAPAAPSEDRIVRVGRRNPPDDVLDRLAELAGGESARAAGHVLLNNVENRDEVQFARGHAEHVVAMPLRQGGRLLGAMMAIDCRDGGDFTSIDVQLLRAVADRIASFLENQRLYDDLADLFMGMLHSLVNSVDAKDPYTCGHSERVAYISRCLAQAAGLSAYTCDRIYLAGLLHDVGKIGVPDAILTKPGKLTDEEFTVLKRHPQIGAHIVEHVRQIHDLIPGVLHHHERMDGRGYPGGLAGEDIPLLGRIICLADCFDAMTTNRTYRSALPVKAAVAEIRRCAGTQFDPGLAEVFINLDLEDVFVQTRKFAGFDPAFGQSGALKAVTGHLGVSPPRDTAAWARAARPAVERAAPAKPLPRQE from the coding sequence ATGCAAACGGAATCCGGCCCACTTCATTCGCCCGAACACATCGGGCGGTTGCCCACGCCCGTGGTGGAACACCCACTGGCCGCGGAACGCTTTCGCGAATTGTGCAACGCGTGGCAGGCCGTCGGCATCCCGCTTTGGCAGTTCGACGCCGAGGGTCGCTGCACCGATCACCCTGAACACCCTTCCGGTTTCTGGAAACACTTGATGGGCGCGCCCGAGTCCATGCTGCGGCTCAGCCACGCCGCGCGCGACCGACTGACGCCGACGCAGCATCCGTTCGAGCCGTTCCCGGGAGTGGTGCAGGTCATCCACGCGCCGGTTCGCCTGTCGCGCAAGGTCATCGGCGTCGTCATCGGCCTGGCGCGCTGCGACGGCAGCGACGAGGCGTTTGCCCGCGCGTGTCAGCAGGTCCAGCTCGATCAGCAGGCATTACGGCACCTCGCGCAGGACATTCCCTCGCGCGACGCCACGGCGGTCAAGCACTTCGCGCACCTGCTGCGCACCGAAGTCTCCCGCATCTGCGAACTGGACGAGCAGCGAACCGCGATTCAATCACTCACCGGTAACCTCGAATCCACCTACGAGGAGCTCAACCTCGTCTATCACATCAGCGAGGCGATGGCCCTGCCGCAGAATCCGATTTTGCTGCTGGGGCGCGTCGGTCCGCAGATTCTCGAAGTCTCTCGCGCCGCGTCGCTTGCTTTCGTGCTGACGCCGCAGGACTTGCGGCCCGGCGCACCGGCTGCGCCGTCCGAGGATCGCATCGTGCGCGTCGGCCGGCGAAATCCCCCGGACGATGTCCTTGACCGGCTCGCGGAACTGGCGGGCGGTGAATCCGCTCGCGCCGCTGGCCACGTGCTGCTCAACAACGTGGAGAATCGCGACGAAGTGCAGTTTGCACGCGGGCACGCCGAGCACGTCGTGGCGATGCCGTTGCGCCAGGGCGGCCGGTTGCTCGGTGCGATGATGGCGATTGATTGTCGCGATGGCGGCGACTTCACGTCGATCGACGTGCAACTGCTTCGCGCGGTGGCCGATCGCATCGCGTCGTTTCTGGAGAATCAGCGCCTGTACGACGACCTCGCCGACCTGTTCATGGGCATGCTGCACTCGCTGGTGAACAGCGTGGACGCCAAGGACCCGTACACCTGCGGCCACTCCGAACGCGTCGCGTACATCAGCCGATGCCTGGCGCAGGCGGCCGGGCTGTCGGCTTACACCTGCGACCGCATTTATCTCGCCGGGCTGCTGCACGACGTGGGCAAGATCGGCGTGCCGGACGCGATCCTGACCAAGCCCGGAAAATTGACGGATGAAGAATTCACGGTTCTCAAGCGCCACCCGCAGATCGGCGCGCACATTGTCGAACACGTGCGGCAGATACACGACCTGATCCCCGGCGTGCTGCATCACCACGAGCGCATGGACGGGCGGGGCTATCCCGGCGGGCTCGCCGGAGAAGACATCCCCCTGTTGGGCCGGATCATCTGCCTCGCGGATTGCTTCGACGCGATGACGACGAATCGCACGTACCGGTCGGCGCTGCCGGTGAAGGCGGCCGTCGCGGAGATTCGTCGGTGCGCGGGGACGCAGTTCGACCCCGGCCTCGCCGAGGTGTTCATCAATCTCGATCTTGAAGATGTGTTCGTGCAGACGCGAAAGTTCGCGGGGTTCGATCCGGCGTTCGGGCAAAGCGGCGCACTGAAGGCGGTCACCGGGCACCTGGGCGTCTCTCCGCCGCGTGACACGGCCGCGTGGGCCCGTGCGGCGCGACCAGCAGTCGAGCGCGCGGCGCCGGCGAAGCCCCTTCCGCGCCAGGAGTGA
- the phoP gene encoding Alkaline phosphatase synthesis transcriptional regulatory protein PhoP: MAAKILVCDDEPHIVHVVAAKLRGAGFEVLTAGDGQEGLDLAREAHPDLIFTDYQMPSLSGLELCARLRADPATRDIPAVMLSARGFSIGDEDLTHTNIRKVLPKPFSPREVLSIARELLEGAAAGAR, translated from the coding sequence ATGGCAGCGAAGATTCTGGTGTGCGACGACGAGCCGCACATTGTGCACGTGGTGGCCGCGAAACTGCGCGGTGCGGGCTTCGAAGTGCTCACGGCCGGCGACGGTCAGGAGGGCCTGGACCTCGCGCGCGAAGCGCACCCGGACCTGATCTTCACCGATTACCAGATGCCCAGCTTGAGCGGGCTGGAGTTGTGCGCCCGACTTCGCGCCGATCCGGCGACGCGCGACATCCCGGCGGTGATGTTGAGCGCGCGGGGATTCTCGATCGGCGATGAGGACCTGACCCACACGAACATTCGCAAAGTGCTGCCCAAGCCCTTCAGCCCGCGCGAAGTCCTGTCCATCGCGCGCGAGCTGCTCGAAGGCGCGGCCGCCGGCGCCCGCTAA
- the phoR_1 gene encoding Alkaline phosphatase synthesis sensor protein PhoR, which produces MATQPKPWAVLDDDADASSSAGPSGASEDTASRPAAPHLRSPVLKFVTSFQSRLNLDPRWSAVPIGLIAIWICIATLIAPSDLGLARWHGIVVAILAAAAMTLLLIGRSAAGDGQDGSRKAIRQALAQRLGIAPGGDVDSLWTNIEAHTANIEQRVNELVQEQRRLQLEASLNSVQRRNLEAILHGMAEPLLVVDRFERILFVNQIAAELLKISASSEVRQPLDQVVSDAKLLDAIRQACQADSRTARRRVELDFANRAFALSMAPLTDSSAGDGASDQPSAHGLVVLFRDVTRERLAAKAKSEFVAHVSHELRTQLSSIRAYTEMLVDGEAADEKTRAEYYGIIQTSADRLGRLIDNMLNISRIEAGTVRINKDPVAVSIIVKEVVDSLKPQAEEKRIALLTDLAPVVDRVMADRDLLYQAVLNLVSNAIKYTPEGGEVTVRMITLEEQNALRIEVSDTGVGIPAEDLPHMFEKFYRVEANKNMAKGTGLGLNLVKNIVEVVHEGKLSLRSEVGKGSTFAITLNKVT; this is translated from the coding sequence ATGGCAACGCAACCCAAACCCTGGGCTGTTCTTGATGACGATGCCGACGCATCGTCCTCTGCCGGACCGTCGGGCGCTTCGGAAGACACGGCCTCGCGCCCGGCCGCGCCGCACCTGCGCTCGCCCGTCCTCAAGTTTGTGACGTCGTTTCAATCGCGGCTCAATCTCGATCCGCGCTGGTCGGCCGTGCCGATCGGCCTGATTGCAATCTGGATTTGCATCGCCACGTTGATCGCGCCGTCCGACCTGGGGCTGGCACGCTGGCACGGCATCGTGGTCGCGATACTGGCCGCGGCAGCGATGACGCTTCTGCTGATCGGACGGTCCGCGGCGGGTGACGGACAGGACGGTTCGCGCAAAGCGATCCGCCAGGCACTCGCCCAGCGCCTGGGAATCGCGCCAGGCGGCGACGTCGACTCACTCTGGACCAACATCGAGGCTCATACCGCGAACATCGAACAGCGCGTGAATGAACTCGTACAGGAGCAACGGCGACTGCAACTGGAGGCCTCGCTCAACTCCGTTCAGCGTCGAAACCTGGAGGCCATCCTCCACGGCATGGCCGAGCCGCTGCTGGTCGTGGACCGCTTCGAGCGCATCCTGTTTGTGAATCAGATCGCGGCCGAACTTCTGAAGATCTCCGCATCCAGCGAGGTTCGGCAGCCGCTGGACCAGGTCGTGTCCGATGCGAAGCTGCTCGATGCGATTCGACAGGCCTGCCAGGCGGACAGCCGAACCGCTCGGCGTCGCGTCGAGCTGGACTTCGCGAACCGGGCCTTTGCCCTGTCGATGGCGCCGCTGACTGATTCGTCGGCCGGCGACGGGGCATCCGATCAACCGAGCGCCCACGGGCTGGTCGTATTGTTCCGTGATGTGACGCGCGAGCGGCTGGCGGCGAAAGCCAAGAGCGAATTCGTCGCGCACGTGTCACACGAGCTTCGCACGCAGCTCTCATCCATTCGCGCCTACACCGAAATGCTCGTCGACGGCGAGGCTGCGGACGAAAAGACCCGCGCCGAATACTACGGCATCATTCAGACCTCCGCAGACCGGCTCGGCCGCCTGATCGACAACATGCTGAACATCAGCCGCATTGAGGCGGGCACGGTTCGCATCAACAAGGACCCGGTGGCGGTCTCGATCATCGTGAAGGAAGTGGTCGACAGCCTGAAGCCGCAGGCAGAAGAGAAGCGGATCGCGCTGCTGACGGATCTCGCGCCGGTCGTCGACCGGGTGATGGCGGATCGAGACCTGCTGTACCAGGCGGTGCTGAACCTCGTGAGCAACGCGATCAAGTACACGCCCGAAGGCGGCGAGGTCACGGTGCGGATGATCACGCTGGAAGAGCAGAACGCCCTGCGGATCGAAGTATCGGACACAGGCGTCGGCATTCCCGCCGAGGACTTGCCGCACATGTTTGAGAAATTCTATCGCGTCGAGGCGAACAAGAACATGGCCAAGGGCACGGGGCTGGGCTTGAACCTCGTCAAGAACATCGTCGAGGTCGTTCACGAAGGAAAGCTCTCACTCCGGAGCGAGGTTGGCAAAGGCAGCACCTTCGCCATCACGCTCAACAAGGTGACATGA
- the xpsD gene encoding Type II secretion system protein D precursor has product MQLTPIHRVASPPAALLPCALIASLLIGAAPLSAQDDAANVSEFASALGATSQPVEQVISVENGRVTVHVSGLPLADALRMLTEPMKKNVIIASGVQGTVTASMYDVTFESALKAMLVSNGLAHHAEGDFIYVHSQEEMERISASRRKMGSRVFKLTYLNAASAKTLIEPLLSAAGKISVTPPARTGLGGQTGPGDTEGDSVASADKILVTDFEDHLEKIARVIEDLDTTPTQVLIESTILRATLNEDNAFGIDFTTVGGVDFAQVSSVSPAAQSIATGNIPTAELNNTNFTVRSDFNAALPSGGFTFGILKDQVGVFVRALEAVTDTEILANPKILALNKQVGQVIVGRRDGYLTTTITETTAIQTVEFLETGTVLTFRPYVANDGWVRMEIHPKDSTGGLTEANLPFEQTTEVTTNVLVKDGHTILIGGLFREVSTAARGQVPLLGNIPVAGGLFRRTRDTTVREEVIVLLTVHVLKNDQDHKASRELDEDIERFRVGMRTGLQWFGRERLSEAHYRWALEHLSRGDTDKAAWDAELALCNYPRHVEAMKLKEKILGRRAWESESSSIRHFVMDRIEEEAGVNHPPYGRPALPFVMPEGFEGPTGMEDETDAGDDSSDEAGGTDTEASSRQEVETSHSVSEVGS; this is encoded by the coding sequence ATGCAGTTAACTCCAATTCACCGCGTTGCATCACCGCCGGCCGCGCTGCTGCCGTGCGCGCTCATCGCCTCGCTCCTGATCGGCGCCGCGCCGCTTTCGGCGCAGGACGACGCAGCCAACGTCAGCGAGTTCGCTTCGGCGCTTGGCGCTACGTCGCAGCCGGTCGAACAGGTCATCTCGGTCGAGAACGGCCGCGTGACGGTTCACGTGTCCGGGCTGCCGCTGGCCGACGCGCTGCGGATGCTGACCGAGCCGATGAAGAAGAATGTCATCATCGCGTCAGGCGTGCAGGGCACCGTGACGGCGAGCATGTACGATGTCACGTTCGAGAGCGCCCTCAAGGCGATGCTAGTCTCCAACGGCCTCGCGCACCATGCCGAGGGCGACTTCATCTATGTCCACTCGCAGGAGGAGATGGAGCGAATCAGCGCGTCGCGCCGCAAGATGGGCTCGCGCGTCTTCAAGCTGACCTACCTCAACGCCGCGTCGGCCAAGACCCTCATCGAGCCGCTCTTGAGCGCAGCCGGCAAGATTTCCGTCACGCCGCCCGCCAGGACGGGCCTCGGCGGTCAAACCGGCCCCGGCGACACCGAGGGCGACAGCGTGGCCTCGGCGGACAAAATTCTTGTGACCGATTTTGAGGATCACCTTGAGAAAATCGCCAGGGTGATTGAAGACCTCGACACCACGCCGACGCAGGTGTTGATCGAGTCCACCATCCTTCGCGCCACGCTGAATGAAGATAACGCCTTCGGCATCGACTTCACCACGGTCGGCGGCGTGGACTTCGCCCAGGTCAGCAGCGTCAGCCCCGCGGCCCAGAGTATCGCCACGGGAAACATCCCCACCGCCGAGCTGAACAACACGAACTTCACGGTGCGCAGCGACTTCAACGCGGCGCTGCCGTCGGGCGGCTTCACATTCGGCATTCTCAAGGACCAGGTCGGCGTGTTCGTCCGCGCGCTCGAAGCGGTGACCGACACCGAGATTCTCGCAAACCCGAAGATTCTCGCGCTCAACAAGCAGGTCGGCCAGGTCATCGTCGGTCGCCGCGACGGCTACCTGACCACGACCATCACCGAGACCACCGCGATTCAAACGGTCGAGTTCCTTGAGACCGGCACCGTCCTCACGTTCCGCCCCTACGTCGCCAACGACGGCTGGGTGCGCATGGAGATTCACCCGAAAGACTCAACCGGCGGATTGACGGAAGCGAACCTGCCGTTCGAGCAGACGACCGAAGTCACGACGAACGTACTGGTCAAGGATGGGCACACGATCCTGATCGGCGGACTCTTCCGCGAGGTCAGCACGGCGGCGCGCGGGCAGGTGCCGCTGCTGGGCAACATCCCGGTGGCCGGCGGCCTGTTTCGCCGAACGCGCGACACGACCGTGCGCGAAGAGGTGATCGTGCTGCTGACCGTGCATGTGCTGAAGAACGATCAGGATCACAAGGCGTCGCGCGAACTCGATGAGGACATTGAGCGCTTCCGCGTTGGCATGCGCACCGGGCTGCAATGGTTCGGCCGCGAGCGCTTGAGCGAGGCGCATTATCGCTGGGCGCTGGAGCACTTGAGCCGGGGCGACACCGACAAGGCGGCGTGGGACGCGGAGCTGGCGCTCTGCAATTATCCGCGCCACGTCGAAGCGATGAAGCTCAAGGAGAAGATCCTCGGCCGCCGCGCGTGGGAATCGGAGTCGTCCAGTATTCGCCACTTTGTCATGGATCGAATCGAAGAAGAAGCCGGCGTGAACCATCCGCCCTACGGCCGCCCCGCGCTGCCGTTCGTCATGCCGGAAGGTTTCGAAGGCCCGACGGGCATGGAAGACGAGACCGACGCCGGTGACGACTCCAGCGACGAGGCTGGCGGGACAGACACCGAAGCGTCCAGCCGGCAGGAAGTCGAAACAAGCCATTCCGTTTCGGAGGTGGGATCATGA